One stretch of Streptomyces sp. A2-16 DNA includes these proteins:
- a CDS encoding PucR family transcriptional regulator ligand-binding domain-containing protein, whose amino-acid sequence MNDDHPTARALDAGDRDSSAPGHALTIADVLALPVLAAGQPQVVTGVTHLDRPVRWVHITELTDPASFLKGGELVLTTGMPLPDDTTGVRRYVDELAGIGAAALVIELVRRYHRPPDALVHACRARGLPLITLAKDVNFLEVTQVVHALILGNQAEAMRRTQRIHEAFTALTLRGAGTEDVVRAAADMSGRTVVLENMVHQALICEPSGTTLEEALTDWEQRSRATPPGDRTDLRGPEGWLTAPVEYQGERWGRVAMLPAPTDKTFGPEHITVLERTAMALTVARLIHSTPWERIAHRNALRDLVEQRHRSPQDALARLTALGLPTENSRFLAVVVDLPAADTTAQPEIRLSQELRTTGIPALVGELAPARLGALLALGPSHPWRPTVEQLSRAMLDLVPQAVVSVGTEVDDLTDAPRSFHQATRVAEATPPDQPLPQGRSFHELTDVGLRRLLYALRQDTRIQDYTERQLGRLIDHDTRHGTDLLTTLRHYLDAAGNKTSAARRGGLSRETFYQRLRTIERLLGCDFESGEQRTALHVALTALDVLRVR is encoded by the coding sequence ATGAACGACGACCACCCGACGGCGCGAGCGCTGGACGCGGGCGACCGGGACAGCAGCGCGCCCGGCCACGCCCTCACCATCGCCGACGTCCTGGCCCTGCCCGTGCTGGCCGCCGGCCAGCCCCAGGTCGTCACCGGCGTCACCCACCTCGACCGGCCCGTGCGGTGGGTGCACATCACCGAGCTGACAGACCCCGCTTCCTTCCTCAAGGGCGGCGAACTCGTCCTGACCACAGGCATGCCGCTGCCCGACGACACGACGGGCGTGCGCCGGTACGTCGACGAACTCGCCGGCATCGGAGCGGCGGCCCTGGTCATCGAACTCGTACGGCGCTACCACCGCCCGCCCGACGCCCTCGTCCATGCCTGCCGCGCCCGCGGTCTTCCCCTGATCACCCTCGCCAAGGACGTCAACTTCCTGGAGGTCACCCAGGTCGTCCACGCCCTCATCCTCGGCAACCAGGCGGAGGCGATGCGCCGGACGCAGCGGATCCACGAGGCGTTCACCGCGCTGACGCTGCGCGGCGCGGGAACGGAGGACGTGGTGCGCGCGGCGGCGGACATGAGCGGCCGCACGGTCGTCCTGGAGAACATGGTGCACCAGGCGCTGATCTGCGAACCGTCCGGAACCACGCTGGAAGAGGCACTCACCGACTGGGAGCAGCGATCCCGAGCGACGCCTCCCGGCGACCGCACGGACCTGCGCGGTCCGGAAGGCTGGCTGACCGCGCCCGTCGAGTACCAGGGCGAGCGCTGGGGCCGCGTGGCCATGCTGCCCGCCCCCACCGACAAGACGTTCGGCCCGGAGCACATCACCGTCCTGGAGAGAACGGCGATGGCCCTGACCGTGGCCCGCCTCATCCATTCCACCCCCTGGGAGCGCATCGCCCACCGCAACGCCCTCCGCGACCTCGTCGAGCAGCGCCACCGCTCCCCCCAGGACGCCCTCGCCCGTCTGACCGCGCTGGGCCTGCCCACGGAGAACAGCCGCTTCCTCGCGGTCGTGGTGGACCTCCCTGCGGCGGACACCACAGCGCAGCCGGAAATCCGGCTGTCCCAGGAACTGCGCACGACTGGAATCCCGGCACTCGTCGGAGAGCTGGCACCCGCCCGTCTGGGGGCCCTGCTCGCCCTGGGCCCGTCCCATCCGTGGAGGCCCACGGTCGAACAGCTGAGCCGCGCCATGCTCGACCTGGTCCCCCAGGCCGTCGTGAGCGTCGGCACCGAGGTCGACGACCTCACCGACGCCCCCCGTTCCTTCCACCAGGCAACACGCGTCGCCGAGGCCACCCCGCCCGACCAGCCTCTCCCCCAGGGCCGTTCCTTCCACGAACTCACCGACGTGGGCCTGCGCCGCCTGCTGTACGCGCTCCGCCAGGACACCCGGATCCAGGACTACACCGAACGACAACTCGGCCGGCTCATCGATCACGACACCCGCCACGGCACCGACCTGCTGACGACCCTTCGCCACTATCTGGACGCCGCCGGCAACAAGACCAGCGCCGCACGCCGCGGCGGTCTGTCCCGCGAGACGTTCTACCAACGCCTGCGCACGATCGAGCGCCTGCTGGGCTGCGACTTCGAGTCCGGCGAACAGCGCACCGCGCTGCATGTGGCGCTGACGGCGCTGGACGTCCTGAGGGTCCGCTGA
- a CDS encoding FAD-binding and (Fe-S)-binding domain-containing protein yields MTDTTTALESLAARLTETAPGLRVETGPGSTGPYAYDASNYRVPPRAVVFPRSADDVVAVLRACRDTGIPVTARGGGTSMAGNAVGPGVVLDLSRYLNRILDIDPVARTARVEAGVILDALRSATAMHGLTFGPDPSSHSRCTLGGMIGNDACGNRSVRHGRTSSHIEALEIVTADGVRAVADRTGLHPVDPADADQVARLEADVRRLIGENLEPIRTELGQIPRQVSGYQLHHLLPERGFDMARALVGTEGSCAVVTAATVRLVATAQASALLTLGYDDVVDAAEDVPEILRWNPTAVEGMDEAIVATMRARRGPDSVTGLPQGRAWLYVELDGDDQATVDTRATELLDVLTAQGRTTGGRVVESAAERRSLWRVREDGAGLAARLVDGGESWPGWEDSAVAPENLAGYLRDFRKLLADHGLTGVMYGHFGAGCVHVRIDFDLATDAGRAAARSFLHEAAALVVAHGGTLSGEHGDGRARGELLEVMYSHRLIRVFADFKEVFDPEGLLNPGVIVAPAPLDADLALHQIQPLATEFTFPHDEDGFAGAVRRCVGVGRCRSDAGGVMCPSYRATGAESDSTRGRARLLQEMVRGELVQDGWRSTEVRDALDLCLSCKACSSDCPVGVDMATYKAEFLHHHYKGRLRPRSHYSLGWLPLTSALVGHVARPVNALLRGPLGKLLARLGGVTTRRRIPAFASRQALRRALRTARSGEPARTVLFVDSFTRAFRPDVAGSVSRVLADAGLPCTTEDGLCCGLTWVSTGQLSVARRVMARTVARLDNGDDRPVVVAEPSCAAALKRDVPELLGTDAARRVAARVHTLTGALTDLAVPGWTPPELPDDVVLQTHCHEYAGFKGRHPRDLLRRLGVTNVDEAEGCCGLAGNFGFEAEHYDTSMAVADLALKPRLDAIDQDAPAVVVADGFSCATQIDHLAGDRGIRALHLAELLDPAADRPGQPGENS; encoded by the coding sequence ATGACGGACACGACCACGGCCCTGGAGTCGCTGGCCGCACGGCTCACCGAGACCGCTCCCGGCCTGCGGGTGGAGACCGGCCCCGGCTCCACCGGCCCCTACGCCTACGACGCCTCCAACTACCGGGTCCCCCCACGGGCCGTGGTCTTCCCCCGCAGCGCCGACGACGTCGTCGCGGTGCTGCGGGCCTGCCGGGACACCGGCATCCCCGTCACCGCGCGCGGCGGCGGCACCAGCATGGCCGGCAACGCCGTCGGACCCGGTGTCGTCCTGGACCTCTCCCGGTATCTGAACCGGATCCTGGACATCGACCCGGTGGCCCGCACCGCGCGCGTGGAGGCGGGGGTGATCCTGGACGCGCTGCGTTCCGCGACCGCCATGCACGGGCTCACCTTCGGCCCCGACCCCTCCTCGCACAGCCGATGCACCCTCGGCGGAATGATCGGCAACGACGCGTGCGGCAACCGGTCCGTGCGGCACGGGCGCACCAGCTCGCACATCGAGGCGCTGGAGATCGTTACGGCCGACGGCGTGAGGGCCGTCGCCGACCGCACCGGCCTGCACCCGGTGGACCCTGCGGACGCGGACCAGGTGGCCCGCCTCGAAGCGGACGTACGACGCCTGATCGGCGAAAACCTGGAGCCGATCAGGACCGAGCTGGGCCAGATCCCCCGTCAGGTCTCCGGCTACCAACTGCACCACCTGCTGCCCGAGCGCGGCTTCGACATGGCCCGCGCCCTGGTCGGCACCGAGGGCTCCTGTGCGGTCGTCACCGCCGCGACGGTCCGCCTGGTGGCGACCGCACAGGCTTCGGCACTGCTCACTCTCGGCTACGACGACGTCGTCGACGCGGCCGAGGACGTGCCGGAGATCCTGCGCTGGAACCCCACCGCCGTGGAGGGCATGGACGAGGCGATCGTCGCCACCATGCGCGCACGGCGGGGCCCCGACTCCGTCACCGGCCTCCCTCAGGGACGCGCCTGGTTGTACGTCGAGCTGGACGGCGACGACCAGGCCACGGTCGACACACGCGCGACCGAGCTCCTCGACGTGCTCACGGCACAGGGCCGGACGACCGGCGGGCGGGTCGTGGAGAGCGCGGCCGAACGGCGCTCCCTGTGGCGGGTCCGCGAGGACGGGGCCGGCCTGGCCGCCCGCCTCGTCGACGGCGGAGAGTCGTGGCCGGGCTGGGAGGACTCGGCGGTCGCGCCCGAGAACCTCGCCGGCTACCTGCGGGACTTCCGCAAGCTGCTGGCCGACCACGGGCTGACGGGCGTGATGTACGGGCACTTCGGCGCGGGATGCGTCCACGTGCGCATCGACTTCGACCTCGCCACGGACGCCGGCCGGGCAGCCGCCCGTAGCTTCCTGCACGAGGCCGCCGCCCTGGTCGTCGCGCATGGCGGGACCCTGTCCGGCGAACACGGTGACGGGCGGGCGCGCGGTGAGCTGCTGGAGGTCATGTACAGCCACCGGCTGATCCGGGTGTTCGCCGACTTCAAGGAGGTCTTCGATCCCGAGGGTTTGTTGAACCCGGGGGTCATCGTGGCTCCGGCCCCGCTCGACGCCGATCTCGCGCTGCACCAGATCCAGCCCCTGGCGACGGAGTTCACCTTCCCGCACGACGAGGACGGCTTCGCGGGCGCGGTACGCCGCTGCGTCGGTGTCGGCCGCTGCCGCAGCGACGCGGGCGGTGTGATGTGTCCCAGCTACCGGGCCACGGGCGCGGAGAGCGACTCCACGCGCGGCCGGGCCCGCCTGCTCCAGGAGATGGTGCGCGGCGAGCTCGTGCAGGACGGCTGGCGCTCCACCGAGGTGCGCGACGCCCTCGACCTGTGCCTGTCCTGCAAGGCCTGCTCCAGCGACTGCCCGGTCGGCGTCGACATGGCCACGTACAAGGCGGAGTTCCTGCACCACCACTACAAGGGCAGGCTCCGCCCCCGTTCCCACTACTCGCTCGGCTGGCTGCCCCTGACCTCCGCACTCGTCGGACACGTCGCCCGCCCGGTCAACGCACTGCTGCGCGGCCCGCTCGGCAAGCTGCTCGCCCGCCTCGGAGGCGTGACCACCAGGCGCCGCATCCCGGCCTTCGCCTCCCGACAGGCGTTGCGCCGCGCCCTGCGCACGGCGAGGAGCGGTGAACCGGCGAGGACCGTACTGTTCGTGGACAGCTTCACCCGCGCTTTCCGCCCCGACGTGGCGGGATCGGTGAGCCGTGTCCTCGCCGACGCCGGCCTCCCCTGCACGACCGAGGACGGCCTGTGCTGCGGCCTGACCTGGGTCAGCACCGGCCAGCTGTCCGTCGCGCGCCGCGTCATGGCCCGTACCGTCGCCCGCCTGGACAACGGTGACGACCGGCCCGTCGTCGTGGCCGAGCCCAGCTGCGCGGCCGCCTTGAAGCGGGACGTGCCCGAACTCCTCGGCACCGACGCCGCCCGGCGCGTCGCGGCCAGGGTCCACACCCTCACCGGGGCCCTCACCGACCTCGCCGTGCCCGGCTGGACGCCTCCCGAGCTGCCGGACGACGTCGTACTCCAGACCCACTGCCACGAGTACGCCGGCTTCAAGGGCCGCCACCCCCGCGACCTGCTGCGCCGCCTCGGCGTGACGAACGTCGACGAGGCCGAGGGCTGCTGCGGACTCGCCGGCAACTTCGGTTTCGAGGCAGAGCACTACGACACCTCGATGGCCGTCGCCGACCTGGCGCTGAAGCCGCGCCTCGACGCCATCGACCAGGACGCGCCCGCCGTGGTCGTGGCGGACGGCTTCAGCTGTGCCACCCAGATCGACCACCTCGCCGGTGACCGGGGCATCCGCGCCCTGCACCTGGCCGAACTGCTCGACCCCGCCGCCGACCGGCCCGGACAGCCAGGAGAGAACTCATGA
- a CDS encoding aminotransferase class III-fold pyridoxal phosphate-dependent enzyme: MTALSPHLRQATPVVAVRGEGVHLYGEDGRRYLDFTAGIGVTSTGHCHPKVVAAAQEQVGTLVHGQYTTVMHQPLRRLVDKLGEVLPAGLDSLFFTNSGSEAVEAALRLARQATGRPNVIVCHGGFHGRTVAAASMTTSGTRFRSGFSPLMSGVVVTPFPSAYRYGWDEETATRFALQELDYTLQTISSPADTAAIIVEPVLGEGGYVPATRAFLEGLRERADRHGFLLILDEVQTGVGRTGRFWGHDHFGVTPDILVTAKGLASGFPLSGIAASEELMAKAWPGSQGGTYGANAVACAAACATLDVVRDEKLVENAEAMGERLRAGLQTVADRTPGIGDVRGLGLMLATEFVTEDGGPDPETAARVQRAAVDEGLLLLLCGAWNQVVRMIPALVIDESAVDEGLRAWASAVEAGTSGAARR, encoded by the coding sequence ATGACCGCACTGTCGCCGCACCTTCGCCAGGCCACGCCCGTCGTGGCGGTCCGAGGCGAGGGCGTCCATCTCTATGGCGAGGACGGCCGCCGCTACCTCGACTTCACCGCCGGCATCGGCGTCACCAGCACCGGGCACTGCCACCCCAAGGTCGTGGCAGCGGCACAGGAGCAGGTCGGCACGCTCGTCCACGGCCAGTACACGACCGTCATGCACCAGCCCCTGCGGCGGCTCGTCGACAAGCTGGGCGAGGTTCTTCCGGCCGGTCTGGACAGCCTGTTCTTCACCAACTCCGGCAGTGAGGCCGTCGAGGCCGCACTGCGGCTGGCCCGCCAGGCCACAGGCCGTCCCAACGTCATCGTCTGTCACGGCGGCTTCCACGGCCGCACGGTGGCCGCCGCATCCATGACGACGTCCGGCACCCGCTTCCGCTCCGGCTTCTCCCCGCTGATGAGCGGTGTCGTCGTCACCCCGTTCCCGTCGGCCTACCGCTACGGCTGGGACGAGGAGACCGCGACCCGCTTCGCGCTGCAGGAGCTGGACTACACCCTCCAGACGATCTCCTCGCCCGCCGACACGGCCGCGATCATCGTCGAGCCGGTACTCGGCGAGGGCGGGTACGTCCCCGCCACCCGTGCCTTCCTCGAGGGACTGCGGGAGCGCGCGGACCGGCACGGCTTCCTGCTCATCCTCGACGAGGTGCAGACCGGCGTCGGCCGCACCGGCCGCTTCTGGGGGCACGACCACTTCGGCGTCACGCCGGACATCCTCGTCACCGCCAAGGGCCTGGCCAGCGGTTTCCCGCTGTCGGGCATCGCCGCGTCCGAGGAGCTGATGGCCAAGGCGTGGCCCGGTTCGCAGGGCGGCACGTACGGCGCGAACGCCGTCGCCTGCGCCGCGGCCTGCGCCACCCTGGACGTCGTACGCGACGAGAAGCTCGTCGAGAACGCCGAGGCGATGGGTGAGCGGCTGCGCGCCGGCCTGCAAACGGTGGCCGACCGGACCCCGGGCATCGGCGACGTCCGCGGCCTCGGCCTCATGCTGGCCACCGAGTTCGTCACCGAGGACGGTGGCCCCGACCCGGAGACCGCCGCCCGCGTCCAGCGCGCCGCCGTCGACGAGGGCCTGCTCCTGCTGCTGTGCGGGGCCTGGAACCAGGTCGTCCGCATGATCCCGGCCCTCGTCATCGACGAGTCGGCGGTGGACGAGGGGCTCCGGGCGTGGGCGAGCGCGGTCGAGGCCGGCACATCGGGAGCGGCACGGCGATGA